A window of Panicum virgatum strain AP13 chromosome 8K, P.virgatum_v5, whole genome shotgun sequence contains these coding sequences:
- the LOC120643902 gene encoding F-box protein At5g03100-like, protein MPPRRKGGKGRRAARPGAGRISIDELPDEVLHHVLSFLPAQEAVRTCVLARRWRHLWRSATGLRISCGPENEAAVNVKKLRDFVDHLFLLRGGSPLDTCQFNLLDINEDDDDTRRIHLWIRHVLMCRVRVLSLNMTWYSECWTKCFSLDGLPLVSQHLKRLELSSLYLDDSFLDFSSCPALEVIEIKECEIPDLDRILSRSLKSLSITGCCEFSEFHRFHVYAPNLVSLWLEVFIGRVPILDRMPSLVEAVVRIGRPDDFCHLADSGNCEDEHCPGCYGADGDTGCVLLQGLSEAQSLVLISDTKMFIFRRDLKCCPIFSNLKTLLLNEYWCVPDDFSALTCILEHSPVLEKLTLQLFCEGPKSNVHMKGSPDPKERSNAISEHLKVVEVKCEVVDDRVINILKFLNKLAIYSYKFQF, encoded by the exons ATGCCTccgaggaggaagggagggaaggGCAGGAGGGCGGCGCGTCCGGGGGCCGGCCGCATCAGCATCGACGAGCTCCCAGACGAAGTCCTTCACCACGTGCTGTCGTTCCTGCCGGCGCAGGAGGCCGTGCGGACGTGCGTGTTGGCCCGGCGCTGGCGCCACCTCTGGAGGTCCGCCACGGGCCTTCGTATCTCGTGCGGCCCTGAGAATGAGGCGGCAGTGAATGTGAAGAAGCTCCGGGATTTTGTGGACCATCTGTTCCTCCTCCGTGGAGGCTCGCCTCTTGACACGTGCCAGTTCAACTTGCTTGATATtaacgaggatgatgatgacacGCGCAGAATACACCTCTGGATCCGGCATGTTCTGATGTGTAGAGTTCGGGTGCTCAGCCTCAATATGACTTGGTATAGCGAGTGTTGGACCAAATGTTTTTCTCTGGATGGTCTACCTCTCGTCTCCCAACACCTGAAGAGGTTAGAGCTTTCTAGTCTATATCTCGACGATAGCTTCCTTGACTTCTCTAGCTGCCCGGCCTTGGAAGTTATTGAAATCAAAGAATGTGAAATACCTGACCTCGATAGGATATTGTCGCGATCCCTGAAGTCTCTAAGTATCACTGGCTGTTGTGAGTTCAGTGAGTTTCATCGCTTTCATGTTTATGCCCCAAATCTTGTTTCATTGTGGCTTGAGGTCTTCATCGGCAGGGTTCCTATTCTTGATAGAATGCCATCCCTAGTGGAAGCGGTTGTCAGAATTGGTAGACCTGATGACTTCTGTCATCTTGCTGACTCTGGGAACTGTGAGGATGAGCACTGTCCTGGTTGTTATGGGGCAGATGGTGATACTGGCTGCGTGCTTCTCCAGGGTTTATCAGAGGCTCAGAGTTTGGTGCTAATCTCTGACACTAAAATG TTTATTTTCAGAAGGGATTTGAAATGTTGTCCAATATTTAGTAACTTGAAGACTTTGTTACTCAATGAATACTGGTGTGTGCCTGATGACTTCAGTGCTCTTACATGTATCCTTGAACATTCACCGGTTTTAGAGAAGCTCACTCTTCAACTATTTTGTGAG GGACCCAAAAGTAATGTGCATATGAAAGGGAGCCCTGATCCAAAAGAGAGATCAAATGCGATATCAGAGCATCTTAAAGTAGTGGAAGTCAAATGTGAAGTGGTTGATGATAGAGTGATAAATATTCTGAAGTTCCTGAATAAACTTGCCATAT ATTCGTACAAGTTTCAGTTTTGA
- the LOC120643903 gene encoding uncharacterized protein LOC120643903 yields the protein MYGVGVSEDACLHYVDKIFSESLIDLKITHCNFDFGAITTISVPSLRFLVLAYCEGQTPMLETMPRLVNAVITLGWFDEDRCGIDTDEDHCGEGTDEVHYGEGTDEDYHKLCRNCCGVCANCCGNDRNRDCVLLGGLSSVKYLRLDPSYQMFTVKRDLQCCPMFGNLRTLVLDNWRLNIGLEVLLCFLQHTRLLEKLNINVPKESEKPNIVDNELCNSIAEFVHLPYLSVVEVRYRKDGYKICHWELLKILEVSVSNLKQFNVIRDIWYVPNYWNY from the exons ATGTACGGCGTTGGTGTGTCTGAGGATGCATGCTTGCATTATGTTGACAAGATCTTCTCCGAATCACTCATAGACCTCAAAATCACACACTGCAACTTTGACTTCGGTGCCATAACGACTATTTCTGTCCCAAGCCTTCGTTTTCTTGTACTAGCTTATTGTGAAGGTCAAACTCCTATGCTTGAAACCATGCCACGGTTGGTGAATGCAGTTATCACGCTTGGATGGTTTGATGAGGATCGGTGTGGTATAGATACTGACGAGGATCACTGTGGCGAAGGTACTGATGAGGTTCATTATGGTGAAGGTACCGATGAGGATTATCATAAGCTATGCAGGAACTGTTGTGGTGTATGTGCAAACTGTTGTGGTAATGACCGCAACCGCGACTGTGTGCTTCTAGGGGGTTTGTCAAGTGTTAAATACTTAAGATTGGATCCTTCCTATCAAATG TTCACTGTCAAAAGGGATTTGCAATGCTGCCCCATGTTTGGCAATTTAAGGACTTTGGTACTTGATAACTGGCGTTTGAACATTGGCTTGGAAGTGCTACTCTGTTTTCTTCAACACACACGACTCCTAGAGAAGCTTAATATTAATGTGCCAAAG GAATCTGAGAAGCCCAATATTGTGGACAATGAATTATGCAATTCCATTGCAGAATTCGTTCATCTGCCATATCTTAGTGTTGTTGAAGTTAGATACAGAAAGGATGGTTATAAGATTTGCCATTGGGAACTTTTGAAAATCTTGGAAGTCTCTGTAAGCAATCTGAAGCAATTCAATGTCATCAGAGATATTTGGTACGTACCAAACTACTGGAACTACTGA